TCTAACTTATTTTCTTGGCTTGAGTTTGACTTGTAAAGGATGGAGCCTGTGGGTGGTAATGCCCACTGTATCCACAAGCTCCTCCTCCGCCCCTTGTCCGAGCTTCCACTCGAATTCCTGAACCAATGTGCCAATTGCTGTGCAAGCAATCAACATGGCCTGAAGAGACCCCGCACACACCCTCTTCCCTGCTCCGAAGGCCATTGTCTTGTACAAATCCGCGTTGTCATATTTCTCATCAAGAAATCTCTCAGGTGACCACTGCTGAGGATTTTCCCACTGCTTCTTGTCCATGTTGCATCCATATATATTTATTGCAATCTGCAGTTAACATGAATGAATGAGGCATATAAATTTATGTGAATATTGGCTCGCAATCATACATATAaacataatatttaatatttataagaaGCTAAATTCTGCACCTCGCTTCCTGCAGGAATATGATATCCACCCAACACGGTATCTTCATGAGCATATCTTAGTGGGACAATTGGAACTGGATTATGCTTCCTTAAAGTTTCATGGAACACAGCACCTAAATAAGGTAGCTTTGCTAATTGTCCTTCTATAATTTTTTCATGTCCACATACATTTCGGAGCTCCTCATACAAACGCTCCTGCCATATGAAAATCATTGATTCAATCATTTATAGGAAGAAGCTAATGTCAGTAGCTTCTTGGTGCCAGAATCGATTCccagcatgtttggaaatcctatCATTTTTCACGTTTAGAATAATCGATTCTGAAATAAAGGGGTAAACTATAgataattgattttaaattgttcAAAGCAATTCGAAAAGAAAAACTTATCCAAATATGCTATAAATTAACAAACCATACACAAAGCTCGAAAAACAACCTGGAAATTTTTCTCTTTAGCAAGTTCATACATAGCCCATTCTGTTGTAACTAAGGTTGTATCAGCTGTTTCAAGAATGGTCTCCCATATCAGCATATAAAGTTGTTCTTCAGTCATTTCTTTAGCTTCAGACAACAGGTAGTCAAAATAACAATATTCTTCCTGCGACATCCCAAACAATCAAATTAAAGTTCACAGAATCGAATCTGCTAGATTTGAAATTATATGTATAAAAGAAAAACCAGACCTTTCCCGAGGCCAATCGCTTCCTCTGCTCATTCATCAAGGCCTTCATGACAGCTTTTCTGCGATCATGCAATTTCTGAATCTTCATCTCTATGCCCTTATTCGGAATCCATTTAAGGTATGGAAAGAAATCTCGCCAATCCACCTCAAGAGCACCCTCCATTATATCAGACACGAGAATCTTGTATATGTCATCTCTTGACAATGTACTCCCAAGCTCCTCCACATAAATGGATTCTACATCACTTCCCAGAGCCTAAAGGTTCCCCATGAGGTCATTTGTTAGGGCGTGCTTGGATAAACAACTTATTTAAGCACTTATGGCAATAAAATCTCATCGCATAAACACTTATTTATACACTAATTTGAGAAACATATTAAAATAAGCCAAAAATAGATTATTGATAAACATAAACTTTAATTCATCAGTTAATCTCAACAACTTATTCAAATAAGTTCAAAACAATTTAAAGGTAGACCGTAAGCTATTTATATAAGATGTCACAAACACTTGCATAAATGCTAATACTATAAGAT
This portion of the Lotus japonicus ecotype B-129 chromosome 3, LjGifu_v1.2 genome encodes:
- the LOC130748710 gene encoding ent-kaurene oxidase-like → MDTLELVQTRPYATSLALGAVFLFFLFWFTTKRSKLPTVPAVPGLPVIGNLLQLKEKKPYKTFTQMAEKYGPIYSIRTGAFTLIVLNSAQVAKEAMVTRYSSISSRKLSSALQILTSNKCLVAMSDYNEFHKKIKRHILVNVLGANAQKRHRLHREVMMENLLRKFNEHVKTTSDLAVNFREIFASELFGLSMKQALGSDVESIYVEELGSTLSRDDIYKILVSDIMEGALEVDWRDFFPYLKWIPNKGIEMKIQKLHDRRKAVMKALMNEQRKRLASGKEEYCYFDYLLSEAKEMTEEQLYMLIWETILETADTTLVTTEWAMYELAKEKNFQERLYEELRNVCGHEKIIEGQLAKLPYLGAVFHETLRKHNPVPIVPLRYAHEDTVLGGYHIPAGSEIAINIYGCNMDKKQWENPQQWSPERFLDEKYDNADLYKTMAFGAGKRVCAGSLQAMLIACTAIGTLVQEFEWKLGQGAEEELVDTVGITTHRLHPLQVKLKPRK